Proteins from one Leptospira bourretii genomic window:
- a CDS encoding N-acetylmuramoyl-L-alanine amidase family protein, whose product MAFSDLKSILPELSTKLKKFTRVGSIYTPQGNIQFRLGSSFYTLDGKIYKIPKAILKKEEDVYLPLDLVEAVLLNLISYDVRYQFKETELWVLIPKEPTPKRNLNVKAIVIDAGHGGKDPGTSDPSGYFEKDVSLGVARYTYLYLRKYYPEIRVQMIRKNDSFVELEDRSKMANQMLHDTRDVVFISFHCNASLSDKAAGFEVYYLSQSPSTEAARETAILENRYVGKHKNPVVSQIQSQMLSSVTQRRSKKLASAVALQYEKALSPEIPSRGVKKADFSVLRGSLMPAVLVEMGYLTNPEESKRLRDKNYQKKIARSVIKGIHEYASSKD is encoded by the coding sequence GTGGCATTTTCTGATTTAAAATCGATTCTGCCCGAACTTTCCACCAAATTAAAAAAGTTCACAAGAGTTGGTTCCATTTACACCCCCCAAGGGAACATACAATTTCGCCTAGGATCTAGTTTTTATACCCTGGATGGAAAAATTTACAAAATCCCCAAAGCCATTTTAAAAAAAGAAGAAGATGTGTATCTTCCTTTGGATCTTGTGGAAGCCGTTTTACTCAATCTAATCTCTTATGATGTGCGGTATCAATTCAAAGAAACGGAACTTTGGGTTCTCATTCCCAAAGAACCAACTCCCAAACGAAACCTCAATGTAAAAGCCATCGTCATTGATGCAGGCCACGGAGGAAAGGACCCAGGAACTTCGGATCCCTCTGGATATTTTGAAAAGGATGTAAGTCTTGGTGTGGCTCGTTATACTTATTTGTACTTACGGAAGTACTATCCAGAAATTCGGGTGCAGATGATTCGAAAAAATGATTCCTTTGTGGAGTTAGAAGACCGGTCCAAAATGGCAAACCAAATGTTGCATGATACAAGGGATGTGGTCTTTATTAGTTTCCATTGTAATGCTTCCCTTTCCGATAAGGCAGCAGGTTTTGAAGTCTATTACCTTTCCCAAAGTCCAAGTACGGAGGCCGCTCGTGAAACGGCCATTTTGGAAAACAGGTATGTGGGAAAACATAAGAACCCAGTTGTCTCCCAGATCCAATCCCAGATGTTGTCCAGTGTCACGCAAAGGCGGTCAAAAAAATTGGCAAGTGCTGTGGCTCTCCAGTATGAAAAGGCCTTAAGCCCAGAGATTCCCTCTCGGGGTGTGAAAAAGGCAGATTTTTCCGTCTTGCGAGGAAGCCTTATGCCTGCGGTACTTGTGGAAATGGGGTATCTGACAAACCCTGAGGAAAGCAAACGTTTGCGGGACAAAAACTACCAAAAGAAAATTGCTCGCAGTGTCATCAAAGGAATCCATGAATACGCATCTTCAAAAGATTAA
- a CDS encoding DEAD/DEAH box helicase, producing MKFNELPFHESLVKALDKIGYTDLTPIQAKSIPFAMEGNDLTGLAQTGTGKTMAFLLPTLHRLLSATEEEPLPYALVLAPTRELTIQIAEEAKKLLEFTDFGVATIIGGTDYRSQEQALGNKACLIVATPGRLIDFVKNHGLSLENIKVVILDEADRMFDMGFVQDLKYIFHKCKNRKQSLLFSATLSYEVVRLASKYLNDPIEVHINPEKVITERIDQNLLHLGREEKLPYLVNSLLHNEIEGLGIIFTNYKMNIPKIVSVLRKFGITATGLSSELDQKKRIRLLRDFKEGKYKYLIATDVASRGIDIENIDVVYNYDLPQDAENYVHRIGRTARAGRKGMSIGFCSETDYTELERIERYLNSKIPIGEIREEYLEFPKGEFTPVFADEAIPGEKKYQDRERGDRGGRGGKPRRGGEQRGGEHRSGDRNQNRSGDRGRGKGKGEKHHPPAKMSHPHQHEGEGDHKHPAKMTHHEFKHGHHPKDGKGKGQHKKNQPGKSYQKNDPRRNLFDINEVKKSKKQKLSIWQRILSIFKKD from the coding sequence ATGAAATTTAACGAATTACCCTTTCACGAGTCTCTTGTAAAAGCACTAGATAAAATAGGCTACACAGACCTCACTCCCATCCAAGCCAAATCCATTCCTTTTGCCATGGAGGGAAATGATCTCACAGGCCTTGCCCAAACCGGAACTGGAAAGACTATGGCATTCCTACTTCCGACTCTCCACAGACTTTTGTCTGCGACAGAAGAAGAACCTTTGCCTTATGCCCTTGTCCTTGCACCCACAAGAGAACTTACCATTCAAATTGCAGAAGAAGCTAAAAAACTTTTAGAGTTCACTGACTTTGGTGTGGCTACCATCATCGGGGGAACGGATTACCGCTCCCAAGAACAGGCGTTAGGGAACAAAGCTTGTCTCATTGTCGCAACACCCGGACGCCTCATTGACTTTGTCAAAAATCATGGCCTTTCTTTGGAAAATATCAAAGTAGTGATTTTGGATGAAGCAGACAGAATGTTCGATATGGGATTTGTCCAAGATCTCAAATACATTTTTCACAAATGTAAAAATAGAAAACAGTCTCTTCTTTTTAGTGCTACTTTAAGTTACGAAGTGGTAAGACTTGCCAGTAAGTATTTGAATGATCCGATTGAAGTCCATATCAATCCAGAAAAAGTCATCACCGAAAGAATCGACCAAAATTTGCTCCACTTGGGACGGGAAGAAAAACTCCCTTACCTCGTAAACTCTCTGTTACACAATGAGATCGAAGGACTTGGAATCATTTTTACCAATTACAAAATGAACATTCCAAAGATCGTTTCGGTTCTTCGAAAATTTGGAATCACGGCCACAGGGCTTTCTTCTGAACTCGACCAAAAAAAACGAATTCGTCTCCTAAGAGATTTTAAAGAAGGAAAGTATAAGTATCTCATTGCGACAGATGTTGCTTCTCGTGGGATCGATATCGAAAATATCGATGTAGTTTATAATTATGATCTACCACAAGATGCAGAAAACTATGTACATAGAATTGGACGTACTGCCCGTGCGGGAAGAAAGGGTATGTCCATTGGATTTTGTTCCGAAACAGATTATACCGAACTCGAACGAATTGAACGTTACCTAAATTCCAAAATTCCGATCGGGGAAATTCGTGAAGAGTATTTGGAATTTCCTAAGGGAGAGTTCACTCCTGTATTTGCCGATGAAGCCATCCCTGGTGAAAAAAAATACCAAGATCGGGAAAGGGGAGACCGCGGTGGTCGTGGTGGGAAACCAAGACGAGGGGGAGAACAAAGAGGCGGCGAACACAGGTCAGGTGATAGAAATCAAAACCGTTCAGGAGACCGTGGACGTGGGAAAGGAAAAGGGGAAAAACACCACCCGCCAGCAAAGATGTCACACCCGCACCAACATGAGGGAGAAGGTGATCATAAACACCCGGCCAAAATGACCCACCATGAATTCAAACATGGCCATCATCCTAAGGATGGAAAGGGCAAAGGCCAACATAAGAAAAACCAGCCAGGGAAATCTTACCAAAAGAATGATCCAAGAAGAAATCTCTTCGATATCAACGAAGTGAAAAAATCTAAAAAACAGAAACTATCGATTTGGCAGCGAATTCTTTCTATCTTCAAAAAAGATTAG
- a CDS encoding class I SAM-dependent methyltransferase — MSLFEFSPHKEFPEHYEECRLTGVLRYLPAKQREYGDSYFMEEYKSQYKKSYYEDEPNLRGMAKRRLKNLESVGAKPTDKSLLEIGSAAGFFLDEARTAGYHARGLELSPKEVEYAKSTLGLDVDQTSVLSVEEGDWKDSFDLIAAFFVIEHIEDIEGIWKRINSWTRPGGYLYLAVPSSFGPSFQTNPKEWFLTHPSDHFFDYSVHSLKKLLSILGFEVNYVRPMSYHSYRDLGLRGKLPEWLYRLYANQFAYGDTIELIARKLKH; from the coding sequence TTGAGTTTATTCGAATTTTCACCCCATAAAGAATTCCCAGAACATTACGAAGAATGCCGACTTACGGGTGTTCTTCGGTATCTTCCTGCAAAACAGAGAGAGTATGGGGATAGTTACTTTATGGAAGAATACAAATCCCAATACAAAAAATCCTATTACGAAGATGAACCAAACTTACGGGGTATGGCAAAACGTAGGTTAAAAAATCTGGAATCGGTGGGGGCAAAACCAACGGATAAGTCCCTTTTGGAAATTGGATCGGCTGCCGGATTTTTTTTGGATGAGGCAAGGACTGCTGGTTACCACGCACGGGGCCTCGAACTTTCTCCGAAAGAAGTAGAATATGCAAAATCCACTCTGGGCCTGGATGTAGACCAAACTTCGGTTTTGTCGGTGGAAGAAGGGGATTGGAAAGATTCGTTTGATCTAATCGCTGCTTTTTTTGTCATCGAACATATCGAAGACATCGAAGGGATTTGGAAACGAATCAACTCTTGGACAAGACCCGGTGGGTATCTTTATCTTGCCGTTCCTTCTAGTTTTGGCCCCAGTTTCCAGACAAATCCCAAGGAATGGTTTTTGACTCATCCCTCTGACCACTTTTTTGACTACTCTGTCCACTCTTTGAAAAAACTCTTGTCAATCCTTGGCTTTGAAGTGAACTATGTTAGACCTATGTCGTATCACTCCTACCGGGATTTAGGCCTTCGTGGCAAACTCCCCGAATGGCTGTATCGACTGTATGCAAACCAATTTGCCTATGGTGATACCATCGAACTAATCGCCAGAAAATTAAAACACTGA
- a CDS encoding tetratricopeptide repeat protein, whose amino-acid sequence MDPIQKNRFRIEEQSSQPSYYQEDPYLRNLGREKETTYESETTARRPVLSFLFWSFLVALVLGFLTAGYWWYLEKKKNPEEIAKALKNLPTDKKALNLLVDKPYLPDDSVNPKLAACLNAYHNRYVNRVGNVCEEFLNSPGSDEDKSIALTVLGVMYDEAGRYINAIERLEKAIQYDSKNYFAFYNLSLAFKHAGKFEEARRAAERAKEIAPNDYRVALLQGNLFQEIGDPASAIEAYKEGQSLAPADVTLTYNLAISYLKQGNIAEAISEFQKVVQTAPNSQTAVLSYGHLGTIFYQREDYDRAEFYFREVIRLKTNDAKSYYNLGLVYLKKKVPEEAAKYFQKALDSNANEPEVYRYIADAFLSMGQTNMAITALKKALLLKPSDVDSLFALSELYYKKGELVEAESLFRRIIRLTPGDTYSETAYVNLGIILDEMERYSESITAFEGALSLNPKNQSAYYNLGLTYLHAGKPTMAIESLRKSQALDPNHVPSRLAIADYYLENRFYSEAIAEYEEAIAWKPELYEARLKLADVYIQTKNYPAAEKMLVYVLENSKDPKEIKLAHRKLALNYASSGNSGLSKKAKEEAFRATHIDPEDMESRLVLSKILIDSGSLVDREKAIEELTVITRSDVTPTISSKAHNYLGVCYFKNGEFKRALSSFQTAIDLNPSLTEAYENKRATRAQYEKSLESKKRTYF is encoded by the coding sequence ATGGATCCCATCCAAAAAAACCGGTTTCGCATTGAAGAGCAGTCTTCACAGCCAAGTTATTACCAGGAAGATCCATACTTACGGAACCTGGGTCGTGAAAAAGAAACCACTTACGAATCAGAAACCACCGCCCGCCGTCCTGTTTTATCTTTTCTGTTTTGGTCCTTCCTTGTTGCCCTAGTCCTTGGATTTTTGACCGCCGGGTACTGGTGGTATCTGGAGAAAAAAAAGAATCCAGAAGAAATCGCAAAAGCCTTAAAGAACCTCCCCACTGATAAAAAAGCTTTAAACCTTCTTGTGGATAAACCTTACCTTCCAGATGATTCGGTAAATCCCAAACTGGCGGCATGTCTCAATGCCTATCACAACCGTTATGTGAACCGAGTGGGAAATGTTTGTGAAGAGTTTTTAAATTCACCAGGCTCAGACGAAGACAAATCCATTGCCCTCACCGTTCTTGGGGTGATGTATGATGAAGCCGGTCGTTATATCAATGCCATTGAACGATTAGAAAAAGCCATCCAATACGATTCCAAAAACTATTTTGCATTTTATAATTTATCCCTCGCATTCAAACATGCAGGGAAATTTGAAGAAGCAAGGCGTGCTGCGGAAAGAGCCAAAGAAATTGCTCCGAATGATTACCGTGTGGCACTCCTCCAAGGAAATTTATTCCAAGAGATTGGGGATCCGGCCAGTGCCATTGAAGCCTACAAAGAAGGACAGTCTTTGGCACCGGCAGATGTCACCCTTACTTACAACTTAGCCATTAGTTATTTAAAACAAGGAAATATTGCAGAGGCCATTTCTGAATTCCAAAAGGTAGTACAAACAGCACCCAATTCCCAAACAGCCGTTTTATCTTATGGCCATCTTGGTACCATCTTCTACCAAAGAGAAGATTATGATAGGGCCGAGTTTTATTTCAGAGAAGTGATTCGTTTGAAAACAAACGATGCCAAATCTTACTATAACCTAGGTTTGGTGTATTTAAAAAAGAAAGTGCCAGAAGAAGCGGCCAAATACTTTCAAAAAGCCCTCGATTCCAATGCCAACGAACCAGAAGTGTATCGTTATATTGCAGACGCCTTCCTATCGATGGGCCAAACCAATATGGCCATCACGGCTTTAAAAAAAGCTTTGTTACTCAAACCCAGTGATGTGGATTCCCTTTTTGCTTTGTCGGAACTCTATTATAAAAAAGGAGAACTTGTCGAAGCAGAAAGTTTGTTTCGTAGGATCATTCGTCTCACCCCAGGGGATACATATTCGGAAACCGCTTATGTAAATCTTGGGATCATCTTAGATGAGATGGAACGGTATTCGGAAAGTATTACTGCTTTTGAAGGGGCACTGTCCTTAAATCCTAAAAACCAATCGGCTTATTATAATTTGGGCCTAACCTATTTACATGCGGGAAAACCAACGATGGCCATTGAGTCCCTACGTAAGTCACAGGCCCTGGATCCGAACCATGTGCCATCACGACTTGCCATTGCCGATTATTATTTAGAGAACCGTTTTTATTCAGAAGCCATTGCCGAATATGAAGAAGCCATCGCTTGGAAACCGGAACTGTATGAAGCAAGATTGAAACTTGCCGATGTGTACATCCAAACTAAAAACTATCCGGCCGCAGAAAAGATGCTCGTTTATGTTTTGGAAAATTCCAAAGACCCAAAAGAAATTAAATTGGCTCATCGAAAACTGGCACTGAATTATGCAAGTAGCGGAAACTCTGGGCTTTCTAAAAAAGCCAAAGAAGAAGCCTTTCGTGCCACTCATATCGATCCCGAAGATATGGAATCAAGGTTAGTTCTTTCTAAAATTTTAATTGATTCGGGTTCTCTCGTCGACCGGGAAAAAGCCATCGAGGAACTAACGGTCATCACTCGCTCTGATGTGACGCCTACCATTTCTTCTAAGGCTCACAATTATTTGGGAGTTTGTTATTTTAAAAATGGGGAATTTAAAAGAGCACTCTCTAGTTTCCAAACAGCCATTGACCTTAACCCAAGCCTTACCGAAGCCTATGAAAACAAAAGGGCAACTCGGGCTCAGTATGAAAAATCTCTCGAATCCAAAAAGAGAACGTATTTTTGA
- the nusB gene encoding transcription antitermination factor NusB, translating into MSSRHRGRSLALMCLYQIDLVGTDPDRAMKFDWYDKKITREEKDYAVFLVKGVVENRKSIDTLIKKYSENWELSRISVVNRCILRLSILSLQKEPFLAAPVVINEAVELTKEFETDESAQFINGLLDAFYKKEIVAKNPK; encoded by the coding sequence ATGAGTTCTAGACACCGCGGGCGAAGTCTTGCCCTAATGTGCCTCTACCAAATTGACCTCGTCGGAACCGATCCGGACCGAGCTATGAAATTCGATTGGTATGACAAAAAAATCACTCGTGAAGAAAAGGATTATGCTGTCTTTCTTGTGAAAGGAGTGGTCGAAAATCGAAAAAGCATCGATACTCTAATCAAGAAGTATTCGGAGAATTGGGAACTTTCGCGTATTTCCGTGGTCAACCGCTGTATTTTACGTTTATCAATCCTTAGTTTGCAAAAGGAACCTTTCCTTGCGGCCCCCGTTGTCATCAATGAAGCGGTGGAACTCACGAAAGAATTTGAAACGGATGAATCAGCCCAGTTCATCAACGGTCTACTGGATGCCTTCTATAAGAAGGAGATCGTAGCGAAAAATCCCAAATAA
- the ribH gene encoding 6,7-dimethyl-8-ribityllumazine synthase: MTATLEGTRIGNGQKHCVIVSKFNEFITESLLKGAKDAYRQHGIADSDVTVIYVPGAFELPQTVKRVLGSKKYQFSAIVCLGAVIRGATSHYDLVSGEAAKVGSVADGSVPVIFGVITTESIEQAIERAGTKAGNKGYEAATTAIEMANLFKEIG; the protein is encoded by the coding sequence ATGACAGCTACTCTGGAAGGCACCCGCATCGGAAACGGACAAAAACATTGTGTCATCGTTTCAAAGTTTAATGAATTCATTACTGAGTCTCTACTCAAAGGGGCAAAAGATGCATACAGACAACATGGAATCGCAGATTCCGATGTCACTGTCATCTATGTTCCCGGTGCCTTCGAACTCCCACAAACCGTAAAACGTGTCCTTGGGTCCAAAAAATACCAATTCTCTGCCATCGTTTGCCTGGGCGCTGTGATTCGTGGGGCCACTTCGCATTATGATTTGGTTTCTGGGGAAGCAGCAAAAGTAGGATCGGTAGCGGACGGATCTGTTCCTGTGATTTTTGGTGTCATCACCACAGAATCCATTGAACAAGCCATTGAAAGAGCCGGTACCAAAGCGGGAAACAAAGGATACGAAGCAGCCACCACAGCCATTGAAATGGCAAATCTTTTCAAAGAGATCGGATGA
- a CDS encoding SET domain-containing protein, whose translation MKKKKSIKKAKKRKPVVYTESDFIVKPSSVPNIGMGLFTKQTLYKGDTVGYYMGKIITDEQAESNKYVDSKYLLWICKDWWIYGEGRESNYTRYINHSSKPNAELITSVRWKTARFKVLKTIPEGGEIFFDYGKDYWDNVDFKPK comes from the coding sequence ATGAAGAAAAAGAAATCTATAAAGAAGGCCAAAAAAAGGAAACCGGTAGTGTATACCGAAAGTGACTTTATCGTAAAACCTTCTTCTGTTCCCAATATTGGAATGGGACTATTCACCAAACAAACATTATACAAGGGAGATACCGTTGGTTATTACATGGGTAAAATCATTACCGATGAACAAGCGGAATCAAACAAATACGTAGACTCTAAATACCTACTTTGGATCTGTAAAGACTGGTGGATTTATGGGGAAGGACGTGAATCCAATTACACCCGTTATATCAACCACTCCTCAAAACCCAATGCGGAACTCATCACTTCTGTCAGATGGAAAACGGCTAGGTTCAAAGTGTTAAAAACAATCCCGGAAGGTGGAGAAATATTTTTTGATTATGGAAAAGACTACTGGGACAATGTGGACTTCAAACCGAAGTAA
- a CDS encoding glycoside hydrolase family 57 protein: MNHFLKGHLVFVLHAHLPFVRHPGYDTPFIEENWLNEAILETYIPLIRVFRNLKKESVRFRITMSFTPTLSLMLTDPYLQNGFRKYIKNLIALAKEETKRNAKDPHLHYLASRYLEHFLDTESIFEEEDGDLTKCFLPFVESGELELMTSPATHAFLPFYDSEPSIFRSQLKNGRRTFRRIWGRDPKGIWLSECGYTQKLEEELDREGFRYFFVDTHGITHASPRPKFGVYAPVEVGYGVFAFGRDPESSKQVWSSIDGYPGDFRYREYYRDIGHDLPWEDISPYLNSNGVRINTSIKYYRITGKTQEKGYYHPDWAMEAAGNHAEDFLRNRIRQAEHLFESNKQQAVIVSPYDAELYGHWWYEGPQFIEFLFKKIHFNQNTIQLSHPLEAARALPRVQSVEMKMSSWGENGYGEVWLNPTNDWIYPLIHSLSIRMHKRAHEFGSTGTDLQKRILKQMGRELLLLQSSDWAFIMKTGTMVDYAVRRTNVHTNLFLSLEEMLIGQVDEGILTAAETENNAFPDIRIEDFY, translated from the coding sequence ATGAATCATTTTTTAAAAGGGCATTTGGTTTTTGTTTTGCATGCCCACCTACCATTTGTTAGACACCCAGGATACGACACACCTTTTATCGAAGAAAACTGGTTAAACGAAGCCATCCTCGAAACCTATATTCCTCTCATCCGAGTGTTTCGGAATCTAAAAAAAGAATCCGTTCGTTTCCGGATCACCATGTCGTTTACTCCTACCCTTTCTCTGATGTTGACAGATCCCTATTTACAAAATGGATTTCGTAAATACATAAAAAACCTAATCGCACTTGCCAAAGAGGAAACCAAACGAAATGCAAAAGACCCGCACCTCCATTACTTAGCTTCCCGATACTTGGAACATTTTTTGGATACAGAATCCATCTTTGAAGAAGAGGATGGCGACCTCACCAAATGTTTTCTTCCCTTTGTGGAATCGGGGGAATTGGAACTGATGACAAGTCCAGCCACTCATGCCTTCCTTCCTTTTTATGATTCGGAACCTTCTATCTTTCGTTCTCAATTGAAAAATGGACGAAGGACATTCCGGCGCATTTGGGGAAGAGATCCCAAAGGGATTTGGCTTTCGGAATGTGGGTACACGCAAAAACTAGAAGAGGAACTGGACCGGGAAGGGTTTCGGTATTTTTTTGTCGACACTCATGGAATCACACATGCAAGTCCCAGACCAAAATTTGGTGTTTATGCTCCGGTGGAAGTTGGGTATGGGGTTTTTGCTTTTGGACGAGATCCGGAAAGTAGCAAACAAGTTTGGAGCTCCATTGACGGTTACCCGGGCGACTTTCGGTACAGAGAGTACTATCGGGACATTGGCCATGACCTTCCTTGGGAGGATATTTCTCCTTATTTAAATTCCAATGGAGTCAGGATCAATACCAGTATCAAATACTATCGGATCACAGGCAAAACCCAGGAAAAAGGATACTACCATCCGGACTGGGCGATGGAAGCGGCAGGAAATCATGCAGAAGATTTTTTAAGAAACCGCATCCGCCAAGCGGAACATTTATTTGAATCAAACAAACAACAAGCTGTCATTGTTTCTCCATACGACGCCGAGTTGTACGGCCACTGGTGGTATGAAGGTCCGCAGTTCATTGAATTTTTATTTAAAAAAATCCACTTCAACCAAAACACCATCCAACTGTCTCATCCTTTAGAAGCGGCTCGTGCCCTCCCAAGGGTCCAATCAGTGGAAATGAAAATGTCCAGTTGGGGGGAAAATGGTTATGGAGAGGTATGGCTCAATCCAACCAATGATTGGATTTATCCACTCATCCATTCTTTAAGCATTCGGATGCACAAGCGGGCTCATGAATTCGGTTCCACTGGAACGGATTTACAAAAACGAATTTTAAAACAAATGGGAAGGGAACTCTTACTTTTACAAAGTAGCGACTGGGCCTTTATCATGAAAACAGGAACGATGGTGGATTATGCAGTACGACGTACCAATGTGCACACCAATCTCTTTCTCTCTTTGGAGGAAATGCTAATCGGCCAGGTGGATGAGGGGATCCTTACGGCAGCAGAAACAGAAAACAATGCCTTTCCCGACATCCGGATCGAAGATTTCTATTAG
- the hpf gene encoding ribosome hibernation-promoting factor, HPF/YfiA family: MKINYTWKHLDRSEAAEKYADEKLERVSKYVQKIVSCEVSFEAIHGEIHSNMKLHADGNNFNAHNQDKDVYVCIDGLEDKILSQTSKHHDKKSQH, from the coding sequence ATGAAAATCAATTATACCTGGAAACATCTAGATCGATCCGAAGCCGCTGAAAAATACGCGGACGAAAAATTAGAACGAGTATCAAAATACGTTCAAAAAATTGTATCCTGTGAAGTATCATTTGAAGCAATTCATGGAGAAATCCACTCTAACATGAAGTTACATGCTGATGGCAATAATTTCAACGCACACAACCAAGACAAAGATGTATATGTTTGTATCGATGGATTGGAAGATAAAATTCTTTCCCAAACAAGCAAACACCACGATAAAAAAAGCCAACACTAA
- a CDS encoding LIMLP_12425 family protein, which yields MNLKDWFRSQYPGLFPEDTDNVVLENKICSLFQKVKEKEDTILPRMSKDFDTRLFNLLESVTIDKPNQKISFTFRDLIENRTVQYSFSAVMALSLVFVLANRTSQEPNLPGNQDTAGVVIEQNNYQYEPTSLDLNESYQKRVLLDRLRSAPGAVYGLRELELYYEKTGRESSADELRLLIESVER from the coding sequence ATGAATTTAAAAGATTGGTTTCGTTCACAATATCCGGGTCTATTTCCTGAGGATACAGACAATGTGGTTTTGGAAAATAAGATTTGTTCTCTTTTCCAAAAGGTGAAGGAAAAGGAAGACACCATCCTTCCCCGAATGTCAAAAGACTTTGACACCCGCCTTTTCAACCTCCTCGAATCTGTCACCATCGACAAACCCAACCAAAAGATCTCCTTCACCTTCCGAGACTTAATCGAAAACCGAACGGTTCAATATTCCTTCTCTGCTGTTATGGCCTTAAGCCTTGTCTTTGTCCTTGCCAACCGGACTTCCCAAGAACCAAATCTTCCGGGAAATCAAGATACAGCGGGAGTTGTGATCGAACAAAACAACTACCAATACGAACCAACAAGCCTTGATCTAAATGAATCCTATCAAAAACGTGTGTTACTCGATCGTTTGCGATCTGCTCCGGGAGCAGTGTATGGACTTAGGGAATTGGAATTGTATTATGAAAAAACAGGAAGAGAGTCTTCGGCAGATGAGTTAAGACTTCTCATCGAATCTGTAGAAAGATAA
- a CDS encoding RNA polymerase sigma factor: MPRPLEGKNMTLREKEKILLQKIKAGDPTAYMTLVSPFRERLFRKAVSMVKDGDDAEDIVQDALISGYKSIQNFRAEAGVYTWLYRIVVNKSKDLLAKKKRGREKPMDDSGDNQFVDSRVGYEKKLELSEESRYLMDKIALLEDSYKQVLELRYFENLSYNEIAEIMECNVGTVKSRLFKAKEFLKHLIQKDEKGEGFFEK; the protein is encoded by the coding sequence ATGCCACGCCCCCTAGAAGGCAAAAATATGACCCTGCGGGAGAAGGAAAAAATCCTCCTCCAAAAGATCAAAGCAGGGGATCCGACTGCCTACATGACCTTAGTGTCCCCTTTCCGAGAACGATTGTTCCGCAAAGCTGTTTCCATGGTAAAAGATGGAGACGATGCGGAGGATATTGTCCAAGACGCCCTGATTTCTGGTTATAAATCCATCCAAAACTTCCGTGCAGAGGCTGGGGTTTATACCTGGCTCTACCGCATTGTGGTGAATAAGTCAAAAGATTTGCTCGCCAAGAAGAAACGGGGTCGGGAAAAACCCATGGATGACTCGGGAGATAACCAATTTGTGGATTCTCGTGTCGGATATGAAAAAAAATTGGAACTTTCTGAGGAGTCTCGTTATCTAATGGATAAGATTGCACTCTTAGAAGATTCCTACAAACAGGTTTTGGAACTTCGTTATTTCGAAAATCTTTCGTATAATGAAATTGCCGAGATCATGGAATGTAATGTAGGTACTGTTAAGAGTCGTCTCTTCAAGGCGAAGGAGTTTTTAAAGCACCTCATCCAGAAAGACGAAAAGGGAGAAGGGTTCTTTGAAAAATAA